In the genome of Microcoleus vaginatus PCC 9802, the window AACCCTGACCAGCAAAATCGGGCGTTCCATAATAGCGGGATGATTTTGATTGTTTTGTGGGATGGGCCCATGAGCCCGTCCGGTATATTTTCACCGCAGGCGGGACGCCTAACCCTACTCCCCACAAGCATCATCCTCCAATTGTGCAACGCCAAAAATCGACATATCCGCCTCCCAAAATCATCCTACCCGCGTGGGTTGCCAGGAACTTGAGCTTTCGCGGGCTCTGATCGAAGCAATCTCAAACCTCCAAACTTTTTCCCCCTTCGCCTTCCAACGGTGCGGGCATTGTGAAATAGAAACTGCTTCCTTCTGAGACAACACTTTCGGCCCAAATTCTGCCGCCGTGTTGCTGTACTATGCTGCGACAGATAGCCAAACCCAAACCAGTACCTCCTTTTTGGCGGGAGTCAGAAGCATCGACCTGTTGAAACCGTCCAAAGATTGTTTCTAGTTTATCCGCAGGAATCCCCCGCCCTCTATCTTTGACTTCAAATAAAACCCGATCGCCCAAATCTTCAACCCTGACAGTTACTGTACTCCCTGGAGCCGAGAATTTAATCGCATTGCTCAACAAATTTACCAACAGTTGAACGATCCTGTCGGGGTCAGCCCAAATTTGGGCTGTTTCGGGCATAATCGACAAATCAATGTTACTTTCGGCAGCCAAAGAAAGTACAGCTTCTGCAGACTTCCGCATCAAAACCTGGGCCTCGCACCACTGCTTGACGAGGATAACTTGGCTCGAATCGAGCCGTTCTAAGTCTAGAATATCGTTGACCAAACGCACTAACCGTTCGGTATCGCTCGAAGCGATTTCTAACATCTGTTTGGCAGTTTCCGGTTTATTTTTCAGTACCCCAGCCGCCAGCAAACCTAAAGAACCGCGAATGGAGGCAAGCGGCGTTCGCAGTTCGTGGCTGACAATCGAAATAAACTCATTTTTCATTTTTTCAATTGCCCGACTTTCTGTGATATCTGTGACTGTGCCGACGTGACCAATCAGTTGAGATCTGTCGGAAAAAATCGGAGCTGTTTTAAGCCGACAAAACCGGATGGTTCCGTCTCGCTGGATGTGGCGGAATTCGCAGGAAAATTCCCCATCTAGCGATTGTGATTCCGACCACTTAGACAGAATTAGTTTGATGTCTTCGCGGTGAACAAACCGCATCCAGCCGTTTCCTAAAGCTGCTGTCGGTGTGAAGCCACCAATTGCTTGACAGCGAGGATTTGTATAGGTACATTTCCCCTCACTATCGATTTTGAAAATGCCCACGGGGGAACTCTCGCTCAGAGAGCGAAATAAAGCTTCGCTTTCCCGGAGTTCTGCTTGAGAGCTTTCTAGTTCTCTGGTTCGCTGCAAAACTCGCATTTCTAACCGTTCGTTGAGCTGTTGGAGGGCGGCTTCAGCAAGTTTGCGATCGCTAATATCGCGGTGCACTGATACCCAGTGGGTAAACTCACCATTTTCGTCCGCTATGGGCACAATGCTCATTTCTACCCAAAATTCCGTCCCGTCTTTGCGGTAATTGATCGAGTCAACCCGCACCGGCTGCCAGGTTTCCAAAGCTGTCCGAATTCGATGGAGACTGGCGCGGTCTGTTTTTTGTCCTTGCAAGATGCGGGGCGTTTTGCCCACAACTTCTTCTAGCGTATAGCCGGTCATCCGCGTGAAAGCTGGGTTGACATAAAGAATTCGCGGGCCCGGTTCGTGAATCGGTTCAGCTTCGGTAATTAATACGGCATCGTTAGTGGTGGTGACTACTGATTCCAACAGGCGCAACTGTAATTCTCTAGCTTTGCGATCGGTAATTTCTCTAACTGTCCCCACCATCCGCACTGCATGGCCGGCTTCATTGTAAAAAAACTTACCTTTCCCCTCCATCCAGTGAATGCTGCCGTCGGGCCAAACCACGCGGGTTTCGTGACAGAAATCTCCTCGCTGGGCGATCGCCTGATTTATAGCATTCTCTATACTTTTTAAATCTTCTGGGTGAATGCAAGTTGCAAAACTTTGATAAGTTCCGGCAAAAGTGCCCGGGGTCAACCCAAACAACTCTTCGTGTTCCCTCGACCAAACTAGGCGATTTTTCTGCACGTCCCAGTCCCAAAATCCAATTTTGGTAGCCGACAAAGCTAAGCTAAGCTGCTGATTGGTTTTCCGCAACTCCATGCTAGTAATAGCAACTCGAAGTTCTCGGGCTATTTCGATTTCGCACCGCTGCCAAGGCAAAGATTTTAACCTCACAGTTTCTTGCCACAAGTCAAAGGAGTTGCGAGGAGACAGCGGCCGGTTGCCATCCGGTTTAACTTCAATTTCCCCGTCTGGTTGACCGGCCCAGTTGACAGTTTGAATTGTTTCTGGACGGAACCACAAAATGTAATAATTTTGCATCTCGGACATGGCCAGTACCAGCAAACCGCTAGCAACTTCTTTAAACTTCTCAGATGGCGGATACAGTTTTGATAGAGAATCTGTATGAAAAATATCATTATTTTTTTGAGTTTTTATCCAAGCAATTAAGCTTTCGATTTCTACCAATTCCGGGGTTTTGCCGATGGTTGTTAAATTTTCATTGGCACACACAACTCCACCGGTAGCGCCCACTAGGGTCAGCAATTCATCTGGGGATTTAAGTAAACCTTCTATAAACCAGTGTGATTGAGAAATTTTGGTGACAAATTTATGGCAATTTTCTTTTAAATAAAGTGTATATTCCCAATTTTCGCTATCTTGTTTGTAGCTGAGTTCTAGATTCACAAACTTGGCTAGCAGTTCGCAAGCCTTTCTTGTTTCGTAGCTGACATACTTTCGTGTTTGGTGGTGACACGCGATCAATCCCCAGAGTTTTTTATCTTTGATTAATGTCAAGGTCATGCTAGCACCAATGTTCATGTTTTTGAGGTATTGAACATGGCAAGGGGAAACTGCTCTCAACAAAGAGAAGCCTAGATCCAAGGGGCGACCGGTCAGCGGATTGCAGTGAGGAATGAGTTCTACAGGCTTACAGTTAATATCGGGAATAAACCGAATTAAACTCATGGTGAACAGGTTTCTTGCCTGGGGGGGAATATCGCCAGCCGGATAGTGCAGTCCCAATAAAGGAGCCAAACTTTTTACTTTGTCTTCGGCGACAACTTCTCCCGCACCTGTGGCATCAAATTGATAGACGATCGCTCGATCGAAACCAATCATCCTCCGCACTTCTTCAACTGCTGTCTGACACAGCACTTGCAGGTTTGGTGTTCTGTGGATTTTGTCTATCGGCTCTTGGACTAAATGATAAAAATTGAAAGAATCGCTAGGTTTTGGGGAAACAGCCGACTCGAGTTCAAGAATTACTGCTGAACTAGATTGATGCAGGGTCCCCTGAAAAAAAGACTGGCGGTTTTGACTTTTGAATGATAATCTGATACCGTTAGATTGATGGCAGTCTTCAAATAAAGCTTTTTCTATAGCCTCAATTTCCTCAGTTTCGACAAATTCCTGTAAAAATTTGCCCAAAAGTTCTTCGGGATAAATGCCGATATCCTCAAAAATATTGTTACTAACTTGCAAAATTTTCAACTCAGGAGATTTCAGCACTAAAAGGATGCCATGAGGTTGGATGGCAGCCGGGGCGTAAATTAGTTCGCCGTCGCTGTCATTGAGATTGTCTGTGTCGGAGGGCAATACCATTGCTTTCATCTGATTAATACTTCTCTAAATTAGCCTGTGTTCTTGATCAGCGGGCCAGCATCAATCAAAAGCACCGCGTCGGAATCACACAATCTAACAATCCCTAGTCTGGCTAAGGCTTCCTGATTTGTTTCGTACACGCACTGCATATTTGCTCCTAGTTATCCCATTAAAAAAAAAGAATACAACTGTAGGTACGTGCTCGAAACCCATATCTCATAAGTCATTCCCAGTTATTCAATTCTTTAATTCTTTAATTCTTTAATTCTAAAATGGGATTAGCGCTGTGCCTGAGCCAGTCTGTTTCTGAGTTGAGTTCGCTCCAAACGATTCAAGAGGCGAGCAATTAATTCCGGTTTCACGATCGGCTTGTTCACGTAGTCGTCAGCACCTGCGACAAACATTTGGCGCACTGTTTCCGATTCGGAATGAGCTGTCAAAAATAGCACTGGGAGCTTGCTCCAGCGCAAATCGTTGCGAACTGCCAAACACAGCTCGATACCGCTGTAACCGGGCATCTCCACATCTAAAATTAGCAAATCCGGACAAGTCGTTTCGAGTACCTCCCAGAACTTTTCGGGATCGTCCAAGGTTGTTACTTGAAATCCCCAAGGTTGTAGAATCACTTGCAGTGCAGCCAATAGATGCACGTCATCGTCTACCACCATAACTTTAGCTTCAGCAGGGCCAGTCTGGTCGATTAGTTGGGCGACTGCTTTGAGTATATCTGCTGGGGGCATAGATTTGTGTAAAAAGCCCGAAGCTCCCAAACGAGCAACTTCTATTCGATCGCTCAATTGATTGTGTCCGCTAAAAACCATCACCGGAATTTCGGGCTTTTCACTGCGGAGTTCGGCTAAGAGAGAAAGTCCGTTTTCCTGAGATCGGGAAAATGTCAAATCCAGCAAAATCGCGTCGGGAGGCTGTTGAGAAATCGCATTTCTTGCCGCTTGCGGAGAGTTGGCAACTTCTATCTGGAAGCCGGAACCGGATGCTAATGTTTTCAGTTGATCGCTCCCAAAAGTATCATCATCAACAATCAGCATTCGGCGCTTTTGGGAAACCGCAGGAACCAAATCGCCTTCTGGTTCGGGCGACGGGTGATCGAATATCTGTTTGAGCTTATGCAGAAATCCCTCAATCTGCTGAGCCGTCCCCGGTTTCAAGATGTTTTCAGCCTTGAACAAATGTTCTATCTGGCGTGCAAACTCCGAACCTTTCGGCAGGCCTAACGTTCCCAAAGAACCGACTAATTTGTGAGCTTGAGCCTGGGCTTCCTCGCGCACTTCGCCCTCCAAGCTTCCGTTTTTCAGTTGAGCGATTGCGCGATCAAATATCGCCACCTTTTCTATAAAATTAGCTTTTAAATTGCCCCGCATTTGGGCAATCGCATTCAAGACTTTGAGACGGCGTTCGTCTTTGTTTAATTCCTGGCTCGACCCGCTGGATTCAGTCGATAAAGTCTCTTGAGTTTTAGCAGTTTCTGCCGTTTCCTGCCCAACTTGTTGGCTCTCAATCTCCTCCGGCAGACTTTTGAGCCGATAGCCCAATCCGTACACGGTTTCCACTAAATCTACTGTCATCCCGGCTGCTTTCAGCTTCTGCCGCAGCCCCTTGATGTGAGCGGTAACGGCTTCTTCTTGAGGAAATTCGCCGGCCGACCAAATGCGATCGAGGATGGCGCTGCGACTGAAAATGCGCCGGGGATTTCTCAGGAAAAGTTCTAGCAAATTGTACTCTTTGGGAGTCAGGTGCAGCACTTTTTCGGCATAAGTTACTTCCGTAGTGTCCGGGTTGACTTGCAGTTTTTCCCATGTCAAATTTGTACTCGACAAAGTTGTCTTACCCCGGCGCAGCAAAGCCCGAATTCGAGCGATTAATTCTTCGAGATTAAAGGGTTTGACCACATAATCGTCTGCACCCGCCTCTAAACCTTGCACTCGATCGTTGCTGCTATCTAGCGCTGTCAGCAGTAAAATCGGCATTTGGCAGCCGGACGATCGCAATTTTCGACACAAACTAATGCCGTCGAGTTTAGGAATCAGCACATCCAAAACAATCAGGTCGTAATCGTATGCCTGCACCAAATGCAACGCTGTTTCACCGTCTGCGGCCGCATTCACATTGTAATTGTGAGAGTTCAGCGCTTGAGTCAGCAAACTGACTGTAACTGTGTCATCTTCTACCAGCAGGATTTTCATAAACGTCACCTGTCCTTCCAACTATTTTTGGAATTTTTTATCGGTTTTTGGGGCTAATTAAATAGCCTTTTTACAACTGATTTTAAAAATCCCCACCTTCAGTATAACAAATAGTATTCTTGAAATAGAATAATGGTAAATTATTATTTTACTTTTATTTTTTTTTCCTCTCCAAATACCTCATTAGATTCTGGCTGGGATTTTATGGTTTTTTGGACTTCAGCGCCTGCTGAATTTTTTGAATCAGATATTGCGAGGAATCTTGATGTTTAACTAAGTCTTTCAACTCGGAAACCGCTACTTCGGCGTGTTCTCTCTCTCGAACTAAAGAATCAGCGGTAACATTTTTTATGACTCTCAAAGGTTCTTGGATAGCGGTCAATGAATTGAAATTTTTTTCCGCTATTAATTCTTCCAACTCTAACAGAGCCATTTCTGCGCGATCGATCTTGATCGTCACGGATTTAGCCACATTAGCACCCGCTCTTGCTGCCTCCGTGAGTTCGTGAACTCGAAGTTTAAACCGACTGGCAATTTGCTCCATTTGAGTCCCCAATTCAAAAGTTTTACTTGCCAGTCTGCCAATTTCTAGACTCACTTTGCTCAGACCGCTGGGCTGACTTCCCATTTGATTGGTAACTACAGCTACCTGTACTGCTAAATGCCTGACTTGTTCGATCGCCTCCCGGATGGTTCGGGAAGTGCGGTTAACCGTTTCTAAATCATTAGCTATTGCTTTGCCCACGCCCAAAATTTTATCTGTATTGTTGCAAATAGAATTAGCACCTTGAAAAGTAGCTTGAAATGCTTGGCGACCTTCCGAAGAAATCAGTTTCGCAATCCTCACAAATCGCTGATTCATTTGAGCAATTTCTTCAGCTTGTTTAACCAGTGCCACTTGCTGGGAACTAGGATTGGTATGCAATTTTTCGGTTTGACGTTGTTGAAATTTTAAAAGCTCATTACATTCGTGAACCTTAGCCTGTTCTTGTTGAAGTAGCGCCAAATACTTGTGTCTTTCTACTCGGTATCTTTGAATAACTTTGTTAGCTTGCGCTAAAATTCTCGACTGGGCAATTACCAGAGTTTGAACGTCCAAAAGGCGGTGGCTTTGGTTTTCCATTACCACAATAATCGGTTCATAAATCAAGTCTTTGTGCCTGTTGAAAGAGGCTTGCACGGCATCGTCAACTTTCCAGTTTTCCGAAAGCACCAAAGGCGGAATTCTAATAAAATCTAATAAGGCTCGAATCGGGTGTGACCCGTAAAGTTTTACGCGATCGGGAAAACTCATTTGCTCTCGAAATTTGACGCGAGAAATCATGCCCAATACTTGTGATTCATGAGTAATAATGACTCCCGGCAGGTCTGGTTCTTGCTCAAATCTTTCAGCCACTACCTGTCCTGGAGTTGCAGCGCTCACTTGGAAGTCGTGACACGGCAGATGTCCGATCGTGAAATCGGGGGTGAGTTGAGTTGGATTGCTCATTTACCCGGATAGTGTTAAGTACAAGTTAACAAATTATATATTAATATTATACTGGAATAAGATTGTTGAAAGTAGTCAACGACCCAGCACGGAAGTAACTGGGCTTCGCGCCTAAAACTTCATTTTCAGTTGACCAGCCGGAGACCTTTGATGTCTAGGTTTTGTGAGTAATGACACCAA includes:
- a CDS encoding two-component system response regulator CreB, with protein sequence MKILLVEDDTVTVSLLTQALNSHNYNVNAAADGETALHLVQAYDYDLIVLDVLIPKLDGISLCRKLRSSGCQMPILLLTALDSSNDRVQGLEAGADDYVVKPFNLEELIARIRALLRRGKTTLSSTNLTWEKLQVNPDTTEVTYAEKVLHLTPKEYNLLELFLRNPRRIFSRSAILDRIWSAGEFPQEEAVTAHIKGLRQKLKAAGMTVDLVETVYGLGYRLKSLPEEIESQQVGQETAETAKTQETLSTESSGSSQELNKDERRLKVLNAIAQMRGNLKANFIEKVAIFDRAIAQLKNGSLEGEVREEAQAQAHKLVGSLGTLGLPKGSEFARQIEHLFKAENILKPGTAQQIEGFLHKLKQIFDHPSPEPEGDLVPAVSQKRRMLIVDDDTFGSDQLKTLASGSGFQIEVANSPQAARNAISQQPPDAILLDLTFSRSQENGLSLLAELRSEKPEIPVMVFSGHNQLSDRIEVARLGASGFLHKSMPPADILKAVAQLIDQTGPAEAKVMVVDDDVHLLAALQVILQPWGFQVTTLDDPEKFWEVLETTCPDLLILDVEMPGYSGIELCLAVRNDLRWSKLPVLFLTAHSESETVRQMFVAGADDYVNKPIVKPELIARLLNRLERTQLRNRLAQAQR
- a CDS encoding PAS domain S-box protein; the protein is MVLPSDTDNLNDSDGELIYAPAAIQPHGILLVLKSPELKILQVSNNIFEDIGIYPEELLGKFLQEFVETEEIEAIEKALFEDCHQSNGIRLSFKSQNRQSFFQGTLHQSSSAVILELESAVSPKPSDSFNFYHLVQEPIDKIHRTPNLQVLCQTAVEEVRRMIGFDRAIVYQFDATGAGEVVAEDKVKSLAPLLGLHYPAGDIPPQARNLFTMSLIRFIPDINCKPVELIPHCNPLTGRPLDLGFSLLRAVSPCHVQYLKNMNIGASMTLTLIKDKKLWGLIACHHQTRKYVSYETRKACELLAKFVNLELSYKQDSENWEYTLYLKENCHKFVTKISQSHWFIEGLLKSPDELLTLVGATGGVVCANENLTTIGKTPELVEIESLIAWIKTQKNNDIFHTDSLSKLYPPSEKFKEVASGLLVLAMSEMQNYYILWFRPETIQTVNWAGQPDGEIEVKPDGNRPLSPRNSFDLWQETVRLKSLPWQRCEIEIARELRVAITSMELRKTNQQLSLALSATKIGFWDWDVQKNRLVWSREHEELFGLTPGTFAGTYQSFATCIHPEDLKSIENAINQAIAQRGDFCHETRVVWPDGSIHWMEGKGKFFYNEAGHAVRMVGTVREITDRKARELQLRLLESVVTTTNDAVLITEAEPIHEPGPRILYVNPAFTRMTGYTLEEVVGKTPRILQGQKTDRASLHRIRTALETWQPVRVDSINYRKDGTEFWVEMSIVPIADENGEFTHWVSVHRDISDRKLAEAALQQLNERLEMRVLQRTRELESSQAELRESEALFRSLSESSPVGIFKIDSEGKCTYTNPRCQAIGGFTPTAALGNGWMRFVHREDIKLILSKWSESQSLDGEFSCEFRHIQRDGTIRFCRLKTAPIFSDRSQLIGHVGTVTDITESRAIEKMKNEFISIVSHELRTPLASIRGSLGLLAAGVLKNKPETAKQMLEIASSDTERLVRLVNDILDLERLDSSQVILVKQWCEAQVLMRKSAEAVLSLAAESNIDLSIMPETAQIWADPDRIVQLLVNLLSNAIKFSAPGSTVTVRVEDLGDRVLFEVKDRGRGIPADKLETIFGRFQQVDASDSRQKGGTGLGLAICRSIVQQHGGRIWAESVVSEGSSFYFTMPAPLEGEGGKSLEV
- a CDS encoding chemotaxis protein → MSNPTQLTPDFTIGHLPCHDFQVSAATPGQVVAERFEQEPDLPGVIITHESQVLGMISRVKFREQMSFPDRVKLYGSHPIRALLDFIRIPPLVLSENWKVDDAVQASFNRHKDLIYEPIIVVMENQSHRLLDVQTLVIAQSRILAQANKVIQRYRVERHKYLALLQQEQAKVHECNELLKFQQRQTEKLHTNPSSQQVALVKQAEEIAQMNQRFVRIAKLISSEGRQAFQATFQGANSICNNTDKILGVGKAIANDLETVNRTSRTIREAIEQVRHLAVQVAVVTNQMGSQPSGLSKVSLEIGRLASKTFELGTQMEQIASRFKLRVHELTEAARAGANVAKSVTIKIDRAEMALLELEELIAEKNFNSLTAIQEPLRVIKNVTADSLVREREHAEVAVSELKDLVKHQDSSQYLIQKIQQALKSKKP